The Prosthecobacter dejongeii genome contains a region encoding:
- a CDS encoding acetylxylan esterase — MLRTFFYLALACSATAQTPALVIRAVTDRPQALYQTGETAQFDLTVTQAGKPLAQGQIQCFLSKDGVDPKREEILQIQDGKASLTGTLGEPGFLLLRASIAGQKDFAQASAGFSPQEIKPSLPVPDDFDAFWSAQKAALAQVEMKSTLTPVDSPVPKVDAFDAQITCLGAPVSGYYGRPKNAKAKSYPAILFVHGAGVGGSSLGAVAWSEREGGMLSLDINAHGLPNGKPKAFYDEQAAGALKDYRFQGRDDREKCYFKGMFLRVIRALDFLTAQPEWDGKTLIVYGSSQGGFQAFAAAGLDPRVTFFCAGVPAGCDHTGISAGRINGWPKLVTVTDGKAMEAELQTARYFDNVNFATRAKCQGAAVTVGFIDTVCPPSSVYAAYNALTMPKTLHTMPLTGHKSSPEASAFMTEAALAHVRAMRQK, encoded by the coding sequence ATGTTACGCACTTTTTTTTACCTCGCTCTAGCCTGTTCGGCCACCGCCCAGACGCCCGCTCTCGTCATTCGAGCCGTGACCGACCGTCCGCAGGCCCTGTATCAGACGGGGGAGACGGCCCAGTTTGACCTGACTGTGACTCAGGCTGGCAAGCCGCTGGCCCAGGGACAGATCCAGTGCTTCCTCTCCAAAGATGGAGTGGACCCCAAACGTGAGGAGATCCTCCAGATCCAGGACGGCAAAGCCTCACTGACTGGGACACTGGGCGAACCCGGCTTTCTGCTGCTGCGTGCGAGCATCGCAGGCCAAAAGGATTTCGCCCAGGCCAGCGCTGGATTCAGCCCGCAGGAAATCAAGCCGAGTCTGCCTGTGCCGGATGACTTCGACGCTTTTTGGTCCGCCCAAAAAGCTGCCTTGGCTCAAGTGGAGATGAAGTCCACCCTGACCCCCGTGGATAGCCCTGTGCCGAAAGTGGATGCGTTTGACGCCCAGATCACCTGCCTGGGGGCCCCAGTCTCCGGCTACTACGGAAGGCCCAAAAATGCGAAGGCGAAAAGCTACCCCGCCATCCTCTTCGTGCACGGTGCCGGGGTCGGCGGTTCCAGCCTGGGCGCTGTGGCGTGGTCGGAACGTGAAGGCGGCATGCTGTCCCTGGATATCAATGCCCATGGACTGCCGAATGGCAAACCCAAGGCTTTTTACGATGAGCAAGCCGCAGGCGCTCTGAAGGACTACCGCTTTCAGGGCCGGGATGATCGCGAAAAATGCTACTTCAAAGGCATGTTCCTCCGCGTCATCCGCGCGCTGGATTTCCTCACCGCGCAGCCGGAGTGGGATGGCAAGACGCTCATCGTCTATGGCAGCAGCCAGGGTGGTTTCCAGGCCTTTGCCGCAGCAGGGCTGGACCCACGCGTCACCTTCTTTTGCGCGGGCGTGCCGGCAGGTTGTGACCACACGGGCATCTCCGCAGGTCGCATCAATGGCTGGCCCAAACTGGTGACCGTCACCGATGGCAAGGCCATGGAGGCCGAGCTGCAAACAGCGCGCTACTTTGACAACGTCAATTTCGCCACTCGCGCCAAGTGCCAGGGAGCCGCCGTGACCGTCGGTTTCATTGACACCGTGTGCCCACCCAGCAGCGTCTATGCAGCCTACAATGCTCTCACCATGCCGAAAACCCTGCACACCATGCCACTGACAGGTCACAAAAGCAGCCCGGAAGCGAGTGCCTTCATGACGGAGGCGGCACTGGCCCATGTGCGGGCCATGCGGCAAAAGTAA
- a CDS encoding protein kinase domain-containing protein, with product MSLPDIAGHELQDLIGSGRCGAVYRASSGGKACAVKVFSSMAINRKALATALGALQQMPHHRGVLPVENFNFDRSPYYAAMPLVGMMVKDAQGRRLWQTPTLESLCNQPNPDQAWNCIYQLSDALAWLHKHGIPHGNLRPCNVLLEDDAEASIRLTDMAQGWVGGIHHLELTDHFVHLCPEQAENPEGVFNGYGASWDVYSFGVLAFRLLTGQLPRGARAWAEQVSSVQKKAATGLAYGIDSAALITAVRAQPKIVWPEAPQSKWDERRRNIIERALDLNPAARWTDMREVVREFEVLESDYLLEESREQTIHERKKQALKVRMLQVTVLSLVTAAVMISTYAFMTLRRAQNAEVTVAENKVVLQREIDVREGKISTLTGQRDKAIAQKKTADANLQHSQTAVDQFLTQLLESPTSNELDTEFSKGQLRDALAFCMAGLPPLEKDPALGVERLRAYGNIGQIHLRMRDHEQARVYLEKARDQAALLLKDGKGDPQLPLFHQWFGKYSLLLSDLANRKGERATSLAYLRDATTSLTEGLAADSKNRLARNECARAWMEYGLRMQESGDLNEAEKALAHVPEVLDPKLIGAEPIPDERFLLSRSKFAKGLAQRDAGRVQDALTTLIDAVTEMGELVMGSSPRNQEQALMLADAYTELAELIGKSIGAKEAREAHQQAIPILLELNRLLPEWAEVKYLLAKNYGGLSLLERDDGNNNDAIKKKQDAMELLNEILVDEPDNLNFGFLQAKLRGEYAELMSDLGKPSAALPIVQQAVTSLETILAKEPDARLTPQRKSQEIQLAQLYGVLGHTSQSLSKKEEAKSAFGFAVKRWEKLAALIPGDDIIQQGLIWAKDRLTKLK from the coding sequence ATGAGTTTGCCGGATATCGCTGGACATGAATTGCAGGACTTGATCGGCAGCGGGCGCTGCGGAGCTGTTTACCGGGCGAGCTCCGGCGGCAAGGCCTGTGCGGTGAAGGTTTTTTCCTCCATGGCCATCAACCGCAAGGCCCTGGCTACGGCCCTTGGGGCATTGCAGCAGATGCCCCATCACCGCGGGGTGCTACCCGTAGAAAATTTTAATTTTGATCGCAGTCCCTATTATGCCGCCATGCCCCTGGTAGGCATGATGGTGAAGGACGCGCAAGGCCGCCGCCTGTGGCAGACGCCGACGCTGGAGTCCCTGTGCAATCAGCCGAACCCTGACCAAGCCTGGAACTGCATCTACCAGCTCTCCGATGCCCTGGCGTGGCTGCATAAGCACGGCATCCCGCATGGAAACCTGCGACCCTGCAATGTACTGCTGGAAGACGATGCAGAGGCGAGCATCCGCCTCACCGACATGGCGCAGGGCTGGGTGGGCGGCATCCATCACCTGGAACTGACGGACCATTTTGTTCATCTGTGCCCAGAGCAGGCGGAAAATCCAGAAGGCGTCTTCAATGGCTACGGCGCGAGCTGGGACGTGTACAGCTTTGGCGTCTTGGCCTTTCGCCTTTTGACCGGGCAACTGCCCCGGGGTGCCCGCGCCTGGGCAGAGCAAGTGAGCTCGGTGCAGAAAAAAGCCGCCACAGGGCTCGCTTACGGGATTGATAGCGCGGCATTGATCACTGCGGTACGCGCGCAGCCGAAGATCGTCTGGCCAGAGGCTCCTCAGTCCAAGTGGGATGAACGCCGCCGTAACATCATCGAGCGGGCTTTGGATCTGAATCCTGCGGCCCGCTGGACGGACATGCGCGAAGTCGTGCGTGAGTTTGAGGTGCTGGAGTCTGACTATCTGCTGGAGGAATCTCGTGAGCAGACCATTCATGAACGTAAGAAGCAGGCGCTGAAAGTGCGCATGCTTCAGGTCACCGTGCTCAGCCTTGTCACTGCGGCAGTGATGATCAGCACATACGCTTTCATGACCCTGCGCCGCGCGCAGAATGCCGAGGTCACCGTCGCTGAAAACAAGGTGGTTTTACAGCGGGAAATCGATGTGAGGGAAGGCAAGATTTCCACCCTCACCGGCCAGCGGGACAAAGCCATCGCTCAAAAGAAAACGGCGGATGCCAACCTGCAACATTCCCAGACAGCGGTGGATCAATTCCTCACGCAGTTGCTGGAATCCCCCACCAGCAATGAACTGGATACCGAGTTTTCCAAAGGCCAGTTGAGAGATGCTTTGGCCTTCTGCATGGCCGGGCTTCCTCCTCTGGAAAAAGACCCCGCTTTAGGCGTGGAGCGCCTGCGTGCGTATGGGAACATCGGCCAAATTCACCTGCGCATGCGGGATCATGAACAGGCACGGGTTTACCTGGAAAAAGCGCGTGATCAAGCTGCCCTCTTGCTCAAGGACGGGAAGGGGGATCCTCAACTGCCCTTGTTTCATCAATGGTTCGGCAAATACAGCCTGCTTCTCTCGGATCTGGCCAATCGTAAAGGCGAGCGCGCGACCTCGCTGGCCTACCTGCGAGATGCCACCACAAGCCTCACGGAAGGCCTCGCCGCAGATTCAAAAAATCGCCTCGCGCGCAATGAGTGTGCCCGCGCCTGGATGGAGTATGGGCTGCGCATGCAGGAGAGTGGGGACCTCAATGAAGCAGAAAAGGCCTTGGCTCATGTGCCCGAAGTTTTGGACCCGAAACTCATCGGGGCGGAACCGATTCCTGATGAACGTTTCCTCCTCTCACGTTCCAAATTTGCCAAGGGCCTGGCCCAGCGGGATGCTGGCCGTGTGCAGGATGCGCTGACCACCCTCATTGATGCGGTAACGGAAATGGGAGAGCTGGTCATGGGCTCCTCCCCACGCAATCAAGAGCAGGCGCTGATGCTGGCAGATGCCTACACCGAGCTTGCGGAATTGATCGGCAAAAGCATCGGTGCCAAAGAAGCCCGGGAAGCCCATCAGCAGGCCATCCCCATCCTGTTGGAGCTGAATCGTCTTTTACCTGAATGGGCGGAGGTGAAGTATCTCCTGGCCAAGAACTATGGTGGCCTCTCTCTGCTGGAGCGGGACGATGGCAACAACAATGACGCCATCAAAAAGAAGCAGGATGCCATGGAGCTGCTGAATGAGATCCTGGTGGATGAACCGGACAATCTGAACTTCGGCTTTCTCCAGGCTAAGCTGCGCGGTGAGTACGCGGAGCTAATGTCTGACCTTGGCAAGCCCAGCGCGGCACTGCCCATCGTGCAGCAGGCCGTCACTTCTCTGGAGACAATCCTTGCCAAAGAGCCCGATGCACGCCTGACGCCGCAGCGCAAGTCCCAGGAGATACAACTGGCTCAACTCTACGGCGTGCTGGGGCATACCAGTCAATCCCTCAGCAAGAAAGAGGAGGCGAAAAGCGCCTTCGGTTTCGCGGTGAAGAGATGGGAAAAACTTGCCGCGCTCATCCCCGGGGATGACATCATCCAGCAGGGTCTCATCTGGGCCAAAGACCGCCTCACCAAGCTGAAATAA